The Lactuca sativa cultivar Salinas chromosome 2, Lsat_Salinas_v11, whole genome shotgun sequence genome includes the window atataaaagaaaataatacaacttgtattaaaataaaaaaaacaataaaacatatCATAAATAAATGATTACTTTTGTAGTTACATCAAAGTAAAGGGGGGAAATGAAAATGTAAAAGAAATCTGTAATATGAACATATGCGTTTTAACATGGTCAACATTTGTCGTGTCAAATAGGGCATCATAACAATTTCAGATGTGAATAAAATCTCATTTTTTTACTGCCACATAAGACATCACCTTATTTTTCCCACAATAATATTGTTTCTTTGCCACACATTAGATGTAACACCATGCaagcatattaatttttttaaatattttaaaacaattgaattttaataaaaaaaaaaacataaatttcataacttaaaataaaaaaaataaataaataaataaataaataataaataataaaaacacacacacacacatgagaagacattaaaattttataaaataatttagTTTGAATAAAAAAAACCTTGCATAGATGTGGCCGATTATGTCCTATTAGTTATTTTTATCCATTTGATGGTAGGAATAATTTTGCAATTTGGCATAAAGGGGTATggaataataacaataaaatataTTCAAGTTTAAGGAAATATTGTTATCGTCTCCAAACATTTCAAGAAGTTGAACAACACAAAGCCCAATGAATTGGTAAAAccaaacatttaaaaacaattttcatAACCAACTACAGTCGTTTCTTGCAAATCAAAACCAAATATGTTAAAGAAAGAGGCAATTGGTGCACCTGGAAATACTTAAGTTTGCATTAAGTTTTATTGAGAGATATATACAGTAGTAACGCAAGAATCAATCAAGAAACCCTCAAACCCTCTCTCTCTAAAGTCTAAAGAATGATGATGGCAATTGGCGATTGACTGACCGACGTGATGCAAACAACAGACTATTGTATTGTATGTATATGTACATATGCTGATATATGCAGAGTAGCTGCAGCATATACATGTACACTCCCCTCCTCTTTCTTTCCAATAAAACACCAACTAACCACCTAACAAAACTGTTTCCACTTTCCACCTTCTTTGATATAATTCAAAACCCATCAAGTCACGGATTGAGCTTGCAAAAGTGTGTGCCACCAGCCACACGCAACCACCCTGGGCACACACCCTTCTTGCAGACCAACTTCAGATGGAATATTCCGGTCAATTACATCACCAACTCCAAGCTGCCCATACTTATTCCATCCCCAACAGAACACCTTCCCATCTTCatcaaaattttatataaaaaaaaaaatcaataacttAAGCATCCAGCCAAACTGGGTacacgtttttttttttaaaaaaaaaaactatttttacagTTTGACAGTACCTGTAACAACAGCACTGTGGCGGGCCCCACAAGATACTACTCTTGCGTGTTCGTTTTCAAGACTTGGAGCATCCAAAAGGCGTGGCAATGTCTAACAAAAGAACAGACAATATTTCATAGAATTAGGTCAAACTTTTTGAGAAAATTTATGTATCTGGGACATGAAGAGGAAGTTAGTTACCTCAGCTTGATCAGTTCCTGTACCCAACTGGCCGAATTGGTTCCCGCCAAAAGCATAGACATCACCATCTGATGAGATGCAGATTGTGTGCCAGAGGCCTGCAGCCACTGAATCTATTGAGATGCCAAGTAATGATGATACGCATGAAGGGGTCAACTCATCATCTGTGCTTCCTTTCCCACACTACAAGATATGTGACATGAATATGATCATGGGTTAGAATATGCAAAAATATGTTAACTGTCTAAATCAAATGAGTTAGTCACAAAACAGAAGAATATGTATAgatatgatgattaaataaattgtATGTAATGTTTTTATCGCCTTCTTTCATCTTGTGAACATTTGGTCTGCTTTTTCTTCATCATTTCTACTTTACCTACATGTCCATTCATCAAAGCAAGTCAATATTTCGGAACCAGTCCCTAACATAGACAACATTATCTATTatcttaattttatatttttaaattgaCAAAATGAAGCAAGTACCTGAAGAAAATCAATTAGGGGTCTCCTAGTCAATTAAGTCTTTTCACATTCACTCACTATCAGTTGAGAAAACTCACAATACAACTAATgtgatttatataaaatattaggATGGTGGATGCCTTCCAAACAAAAACAAAGAATCTAAAGagcataaaaacaaaataacacaAAAGGCAAAAGGCAAAAGGAAGGTGATGTCACCTGTCCATATAGTCCCCAACCAAAAGTCATTAATGCCCCAGCGTCTGTACATACATGCACGCATAGAATTCAGTAATAATAATTATAGATAGTGTAATTGGAAATATTGAATTAATAATCTTTTGGAAACCTTACCTGTGACGACAGCACTGTGTCTTCCTCCACAAGCAATCCCTTTAATATAACTTCCAGGTGCTCTATACCCCTGTCCCTCCCTTCTATCTTTTCCTACTGAAGATGAAACTATGCAAGGTATAGGGTGTGGAGAAGACACCATTCGTATGCGAGACCCCAAACCTAGCTGCCCCTCACCTCCATACCCCCAACCCCACACCTGTCCTGTATCTGAAACTTCACACAACCAAGTTACAATAAATACATTAAGCAATAACATTTATTACTCTCTGTGTGTCACAACTCCCATATCATAATAATGTTATATGTAGTTACAAAATTCTTACCTGATAATGCCAATGTATGTCGCCCACCAGCTGCAACTGTTGCTATCCTTACTCCTGGACTCAATGCTACCAAACAGGGCAAAGCTGAGAGAGGTTCATCACCAGAAGATGAACTTTCAACtgcttgtttgtttgatgatACGcgtcttctttttgtactttcaTCTCCAACTGCTTTACCATCTACACCACTGGATCTTGATCCCCCCGAGCGTGGGCTCAGTATAGTACCTTGTTCTGTCAAGAATGGATTCTGTCTCTCAAATATGTCTTTCTCTTGGCTTTGACCACTGTTTGGGTCTCCAATAACTTTCCCAGAAGGTACACACTCTTTCCATCCCCATGTATAAACCTCTCCTACACCTGTTACACAGACACAATGTGCCCAACCTGCTGCAGCTCTTGTTATTGAAATTTCATTTGGAAGAGGGAAAGGTTCTGGTGTTTCCTTAACAAAAACAAGTAAACAAACTGCACATTAGCTTCTTTTAAAAAAGAAACTCAATAGATAGACGAATAGATAACAAGATGTGTTTCAGTACCCCATGTTTCCCTGATGTCACGTAGCTTTGACCAAGATCATCTGTTGAACCCCATGTAATCAGCTTCCCTGTGTCTGATTGAAGAAAGGACAGGACAGTAAGGAAAACGATGGCCAAAGGTGTAAATGGAATTTAAAAGTCAGTTTAGATGTAATGGAGCTAATATGAAATGTAGCAAGAAGACATTCCAGATTTTCTACTCCCGTCAGTACCCAAATGGGTGTACATTTTGACTTTCCATAGCAAATGAGTTCAAATTTAGAATTAGATGGAAAATTTTACAAAATTAGACCTTTCCCTTAGCTATCCAAATTATCTCAAAAGCTTTGAGACTCGTGTAAATATGAAGTTCCAAGAGAAGAGTGAATCAAGAACCCCAACCTGAAATGGCCATAGCAAATCCACAACCGCCGCCACAGACATCCGACCAGAGCTGACCAGCGTCAATTGACTGCGGGAGTCTAACTTCCACCGGCGACAATATCGGTGACCGTTGAGGTAACGCTCCAGGTAAATACCCCCACATATACACTGACTTCTCGTCAACCTTCATCTCCATTTTCATATCATCATCGCCTTCAACATTCATATCTAATTTTCCAAAACCCTAACTAAAACTCACCTTTACAAACTCCAAAAATCAACAAGATTAAAGCAGACAATGTGTACGATTGATGTTCTTTCTCTAACGTCTTCGAAGTTAGAATCTTAGAAGAATTGGAAGTTAATTTCTAGAAAGTGCCCTAAATCGAAGTATGCGAATAAAAGGAGGGGCGTATCAGTTTCAGAGGGAAGGGGGTGCCACGTTGGATGTTCACGTTGGTGTCTGTCCACGTGGCGTAATATCAACCGGAAGATGGGTTGGGTTATTCCGAACCACGAATTCACAAGAACTTTCTGGAAGGTCGGTCTAAGAGCATATGATGAGTCGTGGTTAGTGGTGTGTCCCGTTCATTCGTTGCCACGTGtcgataaaaataaaaaagttatcgCAAAATTAGTCGTTTATCGGAATAAATTTTTCTAAATTCTGATGCCATCAAACCACGTGTCTGGTGCTGTGTTACTCATCTGGGATTGGGCTGTTAAAAAGCTTCGAAAGCCCATATATATTCTACCGACCTGTTTCGATTCGGCaaacaatattttttaaaaataacaaaatgggataatgacttgaaagggtaacaaacttgtgacttttgtcacatttagtcactaaattttacccttatgaccggctgcagtttcaatagttcaatggcaaatagataaagaaaaaaagtttagtgactaaatatgaacaaaatcgaaagttcgtttccctctaaaaagttcaatgactaaatgtgaacaaacctcctcttttattatgttttagcacctgaaaatatatttaaaaaaaaaacaaaaaaccaaaacctaaataaaaaaccaatggtttgacattttccaaaataaaaaatcaaaatttccaatctgattttggttttacaaaaaaatgaaccattctcactgaagtgaattatgaccattggtttgaCATGCGAAATTTATGACAtcccatgaatatgtagttacaacatcgtttgaactcgtaattcataataaggggttagagtatcatcgcatgaatacgtagttacaacatcgtctgaactcgtaattcatcacctacaggttatggggctgctggtgtttccactgggttgtctagaatagtctgtggtcgccatctatactctggtagatcactacatcgccacattgctggttaaggttatggtatctcctttcatcctacatcacatattcatcgtcatctatttacctaattatcaccacctttctatcatcacctatctctcatcattttatttcatcacacaccaactatttcatctatccatgtttcatccgcaatatatttgtagatataaaataaatatattgtttaaatcttttaaaacatgtataaaatcgttcatccagcatagacagcaagtattcaaataatatgcacacatagcacgtaatttatataaaatacttcatatctatgtgtaagatgaaagtaactatatataccataaaaatcccataaatgcttcctaacttcgaaccccaaggtttactctactaaagcttcatattctcggctctctgaaccaagaagggtccagatctatcacaccaaaaagctcaagatagctcttcctctcactctacacactcaagcttgctagggttctcacttatgggaaTGGTAGTAgcaattgaaggccataagtgcctttaaatatggctcgggtccaaagatttagggtttctgccaacagcgcggactcgtcgagtcgtctcaccgactcgtcgagtccattcattaatctgagtcatcagtcgcgaccttactcgacaagttgaggcgtcaactcgtcgagtctctcttcttaactcaaaagaaaaatacttaaatgatgatacctggaaatccgaatgttacatttcgtttttttatttcatagattttttcatcaacaaatgttggtacaattaaacaaaaataaataattttgctaaaacataatacaataggaagtttgttcacatttagtcattgaactttttagagggaaacgaactttcgatttcgttcacatttagtcactaaactttttttcgttatctatttgccactaaactattgaaactgttaacattttcaatagttcaatggcaaatagataacgaaaaaaaatttagtgactaaatgtgacaaaaagtcgaaagttcgttaccctttcaagtcattactattaatttttttttttcagaaaatgacaaaaaaagtagtttttttttttttttttttctaaaaactagTTAAAATTTAAGAAATTCTGCCATTTAACTATCAATTTTACTGTACTCGATTGTGAATTGATAAATGAAATCATCTTAACAATTTGCAATGGACCAAAGGAAAACGAAATATATTCATAGATAAGTATAAGTATTTTCTCCAAAGATAAAAACAAGTTAACGTGTTTTGCTTAAATGGCAAGCATCTTGTCTTTCCATAAGCATTTTCCCCATTTTTTGTGCAATTTaacaatcaaaatcatttatgaaATCTACAGTCCAGTCTATGGACTTTTGTTTATTATACTTCTACgcaattttagtttttttaagtGTTAGAAACTTTGAGAAATTTCGAAATTACATGTCGGATATTATATGTAAGTTTACAGTACCAAAAATTATCTatcgattaaaaaaaataaatatataccaTGGGTAGTTTTcatgattaataaataaaattatctaTTAATCTTAAAAATATTTGTTTATtagaatttttttataaaagtgtGGGATGgtctatatttatttattttaagttaataaattaattttggtGTCGAAAGCTCTCATATAATATTTAAGGGTTAGTTATGTTATTTCTGCACTTTTCCAactaataaaaaatcaaaatcaacaaaaaaatacaattaatATAAGTTTTTGGGTTTTCCAATCGTTTAAAATGTGAAGTAGTATTTTTGAAAAGATTGTTATGCATTCATTTGATTGGTAGTATTAAACGGCTCATGTGGTCTCAAAACCctttgatttgtaatgtttgTAATCTTTTTCCTTATAGCTTTCTACTAGTTGTGTTCGAATAAATTTAGTTgttcaaaaatataaatatttaagtCCTTGGGTTGGAGATTTTAAATTCTTTTGGTATTTAAACTACATAAAAAGATAAGTTGGAAAAGCATATGTGTGTGAGACTTAAATTTGGTATGAAATATGGATGAACAAGATGCTAAGcatgttattttattttcatcTCTAGATAAACAATTTAACTGAAAAATCATTTTGCATGACACCTTAATATGTCAAAACGACTTTGTTTTAAGTATGTCCTAGTGTCTTCCCCTATTTTATAGTGGGTTGTTGTAAAATTGGTGGTTAGGAGAATATCATTAAAATTTagctaatttataaataaaataaataaactaaagaaagatttatatgtattttttaaaaaGTGTATTCATTTGATTGGTATTCTAATATGAATGGTAGAAGTAGCATTAAATTGACCATGTGGTCTCAAAACCATTTGATTTGTAAAGTTTTGCAATCCTTTTTTCCTTTTAGCTTCTTAGTAGTTGTATTTGaataaatctatatatatatatatatatatatatatatatatatatatatatatatatatatatatatatatatatatatatatatatatatatatatatatatatatatatataagtccttGGGTTGGAGATTTTAGAATTCTTTTGCTATCTAAATTCCATAAAAAGATAATTGGGAAAAAGAGTATGTGTGTGAGAACTAAACTTGACATGTAATGTGGGTAAACAAGATGCTcaaaatgttattttattttatctattGATAAATAATTTAACTGAAAAATCATTTTGCACATTgtaatatgtcaacacgacatTCTTGCTAGTTGTGTTTGAAAATATATAGTtgctcaaatatatatatatatatatatatatatatatatatatatatatatatatatatatatatatatatatatatatatatatatatatatatatatatatatatatatatatatatatatataagtcctcGGGTTGAAGATTTTAGAATTCTTTTGGTATTTAAATTGCATAAAAAGATAAGTAGGAAAAACAATATTTGTGTGAGACCTAAACTTTGTATATAATGTAGGTGAACAAAATGCTCAACATGTTATTTTATTTCCATCTGTagataaataatttaattaaaaaaatcattttgcaCATTGTAATATGTTAAAACGACTTTTGTTTTAAGTGTGTCGTAGCGTCTTCTCTCGTTTTATAGTGGGACGTTGTGAAATACATGGTTATCATGGAAATACCATTAAAATTTAgccaatttataaataaataaataaactaaagaAAGATTGTTATGTATTTTTGAAAAGATTGCTATGCATTCATATTATCCGTATTCTAATACGAAGGGTAGAAATAACATTAAATGGACCATATGGTCTCAAAACCCTTtgatttttaatattttctaatCTTTTTTCCTTTTGGTTTCTTGCTAGTTGTGTTTGAATAAATCTAGGTGTTCAAAAGAATGTATAAATCTGTGGGTTGGAGATTTTAGAATTCTTTTGGTATTTAAATTCCATAAAAAGATAAGTGGGAAAATAGTATTTGTGTGAGACATAAACTTGGTATGAAATGTGTATGAACAATGCCAAACATGTTATTTTATTTTCAACTCTAgataaataaattaatcaaaaaaTCCTTTTGCATGACCAAATGTACAAACGACCTTGTTTTAAGGTTATGTTTGgcggactagctgaaaagctaggtgttagctgaaaagctagctgatgactgaaaagctagttgttaaataaaaagctagctgataaaaaataacgtttggtaaaactagctgaaatatataaaattacataaaaggacatgtaagaatatgtgtttctataattaattaaggggtgtatttggaaaaatttttaaaaagctcctaaaaagctagtctaagtagcttttcaaaacgttagcttataagctacgttttggcttaccaaacacgacaacataaaaaaactcaaaaaataagtTAACTTATTAGCTAGTTGTGACGCGCCAAACACAGCCTAAGTGTGTCGTAACATCTTCCTCATTTTATAGTAGGGTGTTGTGAGATTGGTGGTTATAATGGGAATTTCATTAAAATTtagaaaaaatttaaataaataaaaacaaaagggAGATAgttctttttaatatttttttaaggttAAAAAGAATAAAcagtaaatataattttttttatttatatattattatatatgtttttttatcaaGATGTTGTCGCCTCCTCCTTTTGGATATTTGCTAGAATCACAATCTTTATGCTATAAAAAGATATAAAAATAGGATGCCATGATAAACAGAGATAAAAATAAATTGTTATTTTATCTATTTAATCCTTATCCgatatatatagtttttataaaattaatgTAATTAGATAGTTTATAAATACCTTTACTTTTGATCCGAAggtaacctttatatatatatatatatatatatatatatatatatatatatatatatatatatatatatatatatatatatatatatatatatatatatatatagggttaggttattttgttttttacatttattgtgtgtttgaatgcaccaatagaaatttagtaaattaaataattatttaattaaataaatgtagatattaaatgattttcataattataagtatattaaatgatatccatcaTTATAAATCTCtttttatgaaaactaattaaatctgtcattaatgtcagcaataacattctttcagaatgaattcgcatctacTTTTTATATACgagttcgtattttgtttcagCACTcactcatttaaaatacaatgaatttgcatggaatatgaagaacgaatgtgtattctactagaatacactctaatTCTGTTGGAATACACTTTCAtttcttctagatatgaattcgttctaaaagaatattattgttaacattaatgacgaatttaattggtttccataaaaataagttataagtatggatagcatttaatatacatataattaatactaaaatcATATTGGTGAATTTAATTGGTTTCCATAAAAAtaagttataagtatggatagcatttaatatacatacgtgtatatatatatatatatatatatatatatatatatatatatatatatatatatatatatatatatatatatagacaaaacttcaaaaatggtccatgtgcttttcgaaaatatcaagtttagtccctaagttcaaaaaacctcacagatggtccctgtggtttcaaaacttttaacatttggtccttccgaCTAACTATGTTACCATTTAACCGTTAAGtcaggggcatttttgtcatttcactacacagggaccattta containing:
- the LOC111912291 gene encoding ultraviolet-B receptor UVR8 isoform X2; this translates as MNVEGDDDMKMEMKVDEKSVYMWGYLPGALPQRSPILSPVEVRLPQSIDAGQLWSDVCGGGCGFAMAISDTGKLITWGSTDDLGQSYVTSGKHGETPEPFPLPNEISITRAAAGWAHCVCVTGVGEVYTWGWKECVPSGKVIGDPNSGQSQEKDIFERQNPFLTEQGTILSPRSGGSRSSGVDGKAVGDESTKRRRVSSNKQAVESSSSGDEPLSALPCLVALSPGVRIATVAAGGRHTLALSDTGQVWGWGYGGEGQLGLGSRIRMVSSPHPIPCIVSSSVGKDRREGQGYRAPGSYIKGIACGGRHSAVVTDAGALMTFGWGLYGQCGKGSTDDELTPSCVSSLLGISIDSVAAGLWHTICISSDGDVYAFGGNQFGQLGTGTDQAETLPRLLDAPSLENEHARVVSCGARHSAVVTDGKVFCWGWNKYGQLGVGDVIDRNIPSEVGLQEGCVPRVVACGWWHTLLQAQSVT
- the LOC111912291 gene encoding ultraviolet-B receptor UVR8 isoform X1 encodes the protein MNVEGDDDMKMEMKVDEKSVYMWGYLPGALPQRSPILSPVEVRLPQSIDAGQLWSDVCGGGCGFAMAISDTGKLITWGSTDDLGQSYVTSGKHGETPEPFPLPNEISITRAAAGWAHCVCVTGVGEVYTWGWKECVPSGKVIGDPNSGQSQEKDIFERQNPFLTEQGTILSPRSGGSRSSGVDGKAVGDESTKRRRVSSNKQAVESSSSGDEPLSALPCLVALSPGVRIATVAAGGRHTLALSVSDTGQVWGWGYGGEGQLGLGSRIRMVSSPHPIPCIVSSSVGKDRREGQGYRAPGSYIKGIACGGRHSAVVTDAGALMTFGWGLYGQCGKGSTDDELTPSCVSSLLGISIDSVAAGLWHTICISSDGDVYAFGGNQFGQLGTGTDQAETLPRLLDAPSLENEHARVVSCGARHSAVVTDGKVFCWGWNKYGQLGVGDVIDRNIPSEVGLQEGCVPRVVACGWWHTLLQAQSVT